The proteins below are encoded in one region of Legionella antarctica:
- a CDS encoding integrase has product MGAVCMDLYLKTQRCRYRRGNRAVKKRLLDEFCETHGYHRKAAARLLRQAPISDKKPKKPGKKKTYNPDVLLEPLKKIWLATDQMCGKRLNRALPLWLPHYEKHHETLPEDVSTQLLSMSAATIDRLLKPIKIRYGKGLSGTKPGSLLRKKIPISTNQWDSKQVDFMEADTVAHCGTSLMGDFVWSITLTDIFSGWTEMRAAWNKGATGIIMVGIQDIEAHLPFEIKGFDCDNGSEFLNWHLVRYFTERPEKLRSIQFTRSRPYHSNDNAHVEQKNWTHVRQVFGYHRFDNPKLVKLMNDLYANEISHLFNFFYPCIKLVDKVRIESNIKKKYDKAQTPYQRLMTSSDLTLEQKKTLQDKFITLDPFDLQKTIQKKLKLLFKLVNVQNTKQRKAI; this is encoded by the coding sequence ATGGGAGCAGTTTGCATGGATTTATATTTAAAAACACAGCGTTGTCGTTATCGTCGTGGTAATCGTGCGGTGAAAAAACGTCTATTGGATGAGTTTTGCGAAACCCATGGTTATCATCGTAAAGCAGCAGCGCGGTTACTAAGACAGGCGCCCATTTCAGATAAAAAACCTAAAAAACCAGGTAAAAAGAAAACTTATAATCCTGATGTCTTATTGGAGCCGCTTAAAAAGATATGGCTTGCTACAGATCAGATGTGTGGTAAGCGCTTAAACAGGGCACTGCCTTTGTGGTTACCACATTATGAGAAGCATCATGAGACCTTACCGGAAGATGTATCGACTCAACTACTATCAATGAGTGCTGCTACTATTGATCGCTTACTAAAACCCATTAAAATTCGATATGGGAAAGGTTTAAGTGGAACTAAACCCGGGAGCCTTCTAAGGAAAAAAATTCCGATTAGTACAAATCAGTGGGACTCCAAACAAGTTGATTTTATGGAGGCAGATACTGTCGCACACTGTGGTACTTCACTGATGGGTGATTTTGTCTGGTCAATTACGTTAACGGATATTTTCAGCGGTTGGACAGAGATGCGTGCAGCTTGGAACAAAGGAGCGACTGGGATCATCATGGTAGGGATTCAAGATATAGAAGCCCATTTACCTTTTGAAATAAAAGGTTTTGATTGTGATAACGGCTCAGAGTTTCTCAATTGGCATCTTGTTCGTTATTTTACTGAGCGCCCAGAAAAACTACGGTCGATTCAATTTACACGCTCAAGACCTTATCATAGTAACGATAATGCACATGTTGAACAAAAAAACTGGACTCACGTACGGCAAGTCTTTGGTTATCATCGCTTTGATAATCCTAAGTTAGTCAAACTGATGAATGATTTATATGCTAATGAAATATCTCATCTTTTTAATTTTTTCTACCCTTGTATTAAACTCGTTGATAAAGTACGTATTGAATCAAACATTAAGAAAAAATACGACAAAGCGCAAACTCCCTATCAACGATTAATGACATCAAGCGACCTTACTTTAGAGCAGAAAAAAACGCTGCAGGATAAATTTATTACACTTGACCCATTCGATTTACAAAAAACCATCCAAAAGAAGCTAAAATTACTATTTAAGCTAGTGAATGTTCAAAATACAAAACAGAGAAAGGCCATTTAA
- a CDS encoding acyl-CoA thioesterase, giving the protein MTDHKISLHEKTFAIAWGDMDALGHVNNARYFDYFQEARIEWLRETNIHLTGDIGPVVVHVACTFLKPVIYPATVTIRSNLNTLGNSSMIMDHDLYQGELLMAQGISKIVWVDYNQNKSVPLPESIRKLFG; this is encoded by the coding sequence ATGACTGATCATAAAATTTCGCTCCATGAAAAAACTTTTGCCATTGCCTGGGGGGATATGGACGCCCTGGGGCATGTGAATAATGCTCGTTATTTTGATTATTTTCAGGAAGCGCGGATTGAATGGTTAAGAGAGACTAATATTCACCTGACAGGAGACATAGGCCCTGTAGTGGTTCATGTGGCCTGTACTTTTTTAAAACCTGTCATTTATCCAGCCACTGTAACGATACGCAGTAATTTAAACACCCTTGGTAATTCCAGCATGATCATGGATCATGATTTGTATCAAGGAGAGCTTCTGATGGCGCAAGGAATCAGTAAAATAGTATGGGTAGATTATAATCAAAACAAATCAGTGCCCTTACCAGAGAGCATCCGTAAACTGTTTGGATAA
- a CDS encoding 6-pyruvoyl trahydropterin synthase family protein — translation MKKYLTTVELQKESMKFSAGHTTIFSATEREPLHGHMYGVYLALTTWVEENGMTFDYRYYKERIHKLCRQLNQTFLMPQFSPFLEYGEDPEYYYFTFNHKKIPFLKEDVTLMPLTNITVEELSRWFVNELVKEHEELDRHRIEKVVVKIFSAPGQSASHEWHRN, via the coding sequence ATGAAAAAATATCTGACTACAGTGGAATTACAAAAAGAGTCTATGAAGTTTTCCGCAGGCCATACCACTATTTTCTCTGCAACAGAAAGAGAGCCACTTCATGGTCATATGTACGGTGTCTACCTGGCGTTAACTACCTGGGTGGAAGAAAACGGTATGACTTTCGATTACCGTTACTATAAAGAGCGCATTCATAAATTATGTCGCCAGCTAAATCAGACTTTTCTGATGCCTCAATTTTCTCCCTTTTTAGAATATGGTGAAGACCCAGAGTATTATTATTTTACCTTTAATCATAAAAAAATCCCCTTTCTTAAAGAAGATGTAACTCTAATGCCTTTGACCAACATTACTGTTGAAGAGTTATCACGCTGGTTTGTAAACGAACTTGTTAAAGAACATGAAGAGCTGGATAGGCATCGTATCGAAAAAGTAGTCGTAAAAATTTTTTCTGCCCCAGGCCAATCAGCAAGTCACGAATGGCATAGAAATTAA
- a CDS encoding primosomal protein N' produces MGGAYQICIPHTSRDYFDYEAPGLAPCTGARVWVPFRNQTRLGIVIGAASTQHTGITLKSISTIIDDQPLITTDLLALCLWVSSYYQSPLSEVLPLALPKKYRLGQPCQLPMDDFYQLKMPVEEAKTLISNRARKQRELIDFLSSQPDKVSKQRLSRNGFNSSQLMALLSAQIVSLSQQIIIPERVDLELTPPLTLNPEQAVAVTAIADHLQHYQSFLLQGVTGSGKTEVYLQVIAQVLNRGKQVLVLVPEIGLTPQLLSRFTARFNQPIAVIHSSLNESERQIAWQLAKETRVKMIIGTRSSVFTPMPDLGLIIIDEEHDASLKQMEGVRYSARDTALMRAHHANIPIILGSATPSLESVHNCKQNKHILLKLNHKALSTTPLHYQLIDLRSQVLQNGLAAPTLKVIEEHLHKQNQVLVFINRRGYAPVILCHQCGWMADCRACDSHLTLHRQRGQMICHHCGLTQRVPVCCQQCNSTELIPVGAGTQRVHEFLSARFPDTNVLRIDRDEVRKKNSLDAHLDKINKGEAQLIVGTQMLAKGHHFPCLSLVVVLDADAGLYNQDFRAVEHLGQLLTQVSGRAGRAEQAGEVLIQTHLPNHPLLNLLIQQGYDEFADALLTTRQQAELPPYHFLAVIRAQGKTIGQVLKFLHATKDQIKTHRLTVMGPAPAPMPRKANQHRMQLLIKSPSRKVLKGSLTQLREWLTITKLSNGIRWNVDVDPMDLS; encoded by the coding sequence ATGGGCGGGGCGTACCAAATATGTATTCCCCATACCAGCCGAGATTATTTCGACTATGAAGCACCGGGATTAGCTCCGTGCACAGGCGCCCGAGTATGGGTGCCTTTTCGCAATCAAACACGGCTGGGAATAGTCATTGGTGCAGCATCAACCCAACATACAGGGATTACCTTAAAAAGCATCAGCACCATTATTGATGACCAGCCTTTAATTACAACTGATTTATTAGCCCTTTGTCTATGGGTTAGCAGTTATTACCAGTCACCCTTGTCTGAAGTCTTGCCTCTTGCTCTACCTAAAAAATACCGTTTGGGTCAACCCTGTCAGTTGCCGATGGACGATTTTTATCAATTAAAAATGCCAGTGGAAGAAGCCAAAACACTTATCTCCAACCGCGCTCGTAAACAGAGGGAGCTTATTGATTTTTTAAGTTCACAACCAGACAAAGTTTCCAAACAACGACTGTCCAGGAATGGTTTTAATTCAAGCCAATTAATGGCATTACTTTCAGCCCAGATTGTTTCTTTATCGCAACAAATTATTATTCCAGAAAGAGTTGATCTGGAGCTCACCCCGCCCCTAACGCTTAATCCTGAGCAAGCAGTGGCCGTAACCGCAATAGCCGATCATCTCCAGCACTACCAAAGTTTCTTGTTACAAGGAGTTACTGGCAGCGGCAAGACAGAAGTATATTTGCAAGTAATTGCCCAGGTTCTTAATCGGGGGAAACAAGTACTGGTATTAGTACCTGAAATTGGTTTAACTCCTCAATTATTATCACGTTTTACGGCTCGCTTTAATCAACCCATTGCGGTGATTCATTCCAGTTTAAACGAATCAGAACGACAAATTGCCTGGCAACTGGCTAAAGAAACCCGGGTCAAAATGATAATTGGTACTCGTTCTTCTGTTTTTACTCCGATGCCTGACTTGGGTTTGATCATTATTGATGAAGAACATGATGCGTCTTTAAAACAAATGGAAGGAGTGCGTTACTCTGCTCGAGATACCGCACTCATGCGCGCCCATCATGCCAATATCCCCATTATTTTGGGCTCAGCAACGCCAAGCCTGGAAAGCGTACATAATTGCAAACAAAATAAACACATTTTATTAAAACTTAACCATAAAGCTTTATCAACAACCCCTCTTCATTACCAGCTAATCGACTTACGCTCTCAGGTACTACAAAATGGCCTGGCAGCCCCAACCTTAAAAGTAATAGAAGAACACTTACACAAACAGAATCAGGTATTGGTTTTTATTAACCGCCGTGGCTATGCTCCTGTGATACTGTGCCATCAATGCGGGTGGATGGCTGATTGTCGTGCATGTGATAGCCACTTAACCCTGCACAGGCAACGTGGCCAGATGATTTGCCACCATTGTGGATTAACCCAAAGAGTTCCCGTTTGCTGTCAACAGTGTAACAGTACGGAGTTAATTCCAGTAGGGGCTGGTACGCAGCGTGTACACGAATTTTTAAGCGCTCGATTTCCTGATACCAATGTACTGCGTATCGATCGTGATGAAGTACGTAAAAAAAATTCTCTGGATGCTCATCTCGACAAAATAAACAAGGGCGAAGCGCAACTTATTGTTGGCACACAAATGCTGGCCAAAGGTCACCATTTTCCCTGCTTGTCTTTAGTCGTCGTTCTGGATGCTGATGCCGGTCTATATAATCAGGACTTCAGAGCAGTTGAACATTTAGGACAACTGTTAACCCAGGTTTCAGGGCGGGCAGGACGAGCAGAACAGGCAGGTGAGGTCCTCATCCAGACCCATTTACCCAATCATCCTTTACTTAATCTGTTAATTCAGCAAGGTTATGATGAATTTGCCGATGCCTTACTGACCACTCGCCAACAGGCAGAATTGCCTCCGTATCATTTTTTGGCCGTGATTAGAGCTCAGGGTAAAACTATAGGGCAGGTATTAAAATTTTTACATGCAACTAAAGATCAAATCAAGACACATCGCCTTACTGTTATGGGTCCGGCGCCAGCTCCCATGCCTCGCAAAGCAAATCAACATCGCATGCAATTATTAATTAAGTCGCCCTCCAGAAAAGTGCTTAAAGGCTCATTGACCCAGCTAAGAGAGTGGTTAACAATAACCAAATTAAGTAACGGCATTCGCTGGAATGTGGATGTTGATCCTATGGACCTATCATGA